AAATTCTGAGGACGCCACTCGCGGTAAAGCGCACGGTAAGACAAATCGCCCCTCTCCTTTCGTATTAAGAATACACAAAAAGCGGCCAACAAAGCAAGCCGCTTTTCTAATTTTACATATTGTAGATGACCGTGCACCTGTCTTCGAATATAACCTTCCGAGCGGTATACAGGTAGTTGGTTCTGACCAGGCCGCCCCACGGCACACAAAAGGTTTTGCTTACCGCTGCTTCCTTCCGGACCTGACGGGGTTCACAAATTTTCGTTGCGTGGGACCCGATCTTCATCGCCACTTGCCTGGGCCAGACCTCACAAGATTATTCCTCGGAACAGGAATTCAACCCTGCTATAGCGGTTTGCAGGTACAGGGCACCGCTACCTCCCCGTCTAGCACGGCCAAAGTTCAGCTGGTATCGGGCATTTGTTAATAAATGTTTGACAGCAAAAACGGGGTACAGGCCCCGTTTGTTCCCTGGAAATCAACTGGCGGAGAGAGAGGGATTCGAACCCTCGGTAGAGTTGCCCCTACACACGCTTTCCAGGCGTGCACCTTCAACCACTCGGTCATCTCTCCGTGGTCTACTAGATGATAATACTTTAAGATTGGGGCATTTGTCAAGCTGTCTGGCCCCGGTAAACGTACTGGCGATTTAACGGGATATTTCAATTATTATAATATGCTGTGATTAAAATTGTGCGTTTTTTACCGTCCTGGGAAAAGGTATGACATCACGGATATTGGTCATGCCGGTAAGGTACATCAGCAGTCTTTCAAAACCCAGGCCGAAGCCGGCATGTTTCACCCCACCGTATTTCCTGATGTCCAGGTACCACCAGTAGTCAGCTTTTTTCAAGCCTTTTTCTTCCATTCTTTTTTCCAGTATCTCCAGCCGCTCTTCCCTCTGGCTCCCGCCGATTATTTCGCCAACTCCCGGGACCAGAAGATCCATGGCCGCAACAGTCCTGCTGTCGTCATTCAATCGCATGTAGAAGGCTTTGATCTCCTTTGGGTAATCGGTTACAAACAGCGGTTTTTGGAAAACCCGTTCTGTCAGGTACCTCTCATGTTCAGTCTGTAAATCGCTCCCCCACTGGGGCGGATAAAGGAATTCCACTTCGGCCTTCTGGAGCATGCCGACGGCTTCGGTATAAGAAATCCTGGCAAAATCCGAATTGCAGATGTTTTCCAGCCTGCCCAAAAGGTTATTGTCCACAAATTTTTGGAAGAAGTTTAATTCTTCCGGCGCGTTCTCCAGTGCGTAACCGATCACGTATTTCATCATTTCCTCAGCCAGTTCCATATTCTCCTGCAAACCGGCAAAGGCTATTTCCGGCTCGATCATCCAGAACTCGGCGGCATGGCGCGCCGTGTTCGAGTTTTCGGCCCGAAAGGTGGGACCGAATGTGTACACCTTCCCGTAGGCCAGGCAAAAGGTTTCCACTTCAAGCTGCCCGCTCACCGTCAGGTTTGTTTCCTTGCCGAAAAAGTCCTGCGAAAAGTCGGGCCTGCCCTGTTCATCACGCGGGATATGGTCCAGATCAAGGGTGGAAACCCTGAACATTTCCCCCGCGCCCTCAGCATCGCTGCCTGTTATAATGGGCGTATGAACATAAACAAACCCGCGTTCCTGAAAGAATTTGTGAATAGCATAGGCGAGAACAGACCTTAACCTGAATACCGCAGAAAAAGTGCTGGTTCGCGGCCTTAAATGCGCGATGCTGCGCAGGAATTCAAAGGAGTGCCTTTTTTTTTGCAGTGGATATTCGGGTGAAGAAAGCCCTTCGATCACTATGTTCAAGGCTTTTAATTCAAAAGGCTGCCCGGCTCCCGGAGATTCCACAAGTTCGCCGTCAACCCGCAAGGCTGAGCCGATGTTCAGTTTCGCCACTTCCTGGTAATTGGACAGCCCGTCGCTGTAAACAACCTGCAAGTTTTTAAAACAGCTGCCGTCGTTCAGCTCAATAAACCCGAATGTTTTGGAAGAACGCGCCGTCCTGACCCAGCCGTTGACCAGAATTCTCTTTCCCAGGTAATCTTCCGGTTTCAGATACAGTTCTTTTACCGATACGCTTTTCATCGCTATGCCTCCCGGCAGTTGTTTTGGATTATTTCTGTATAATCTCTCCTCTATCCCTTTATATGCATTATATACTATTTGATTTTTGAGCGGGCGGCAATCTGTTCCGTGCAGGCGTAAGGCGGAAGGCGGTCATTCATTCCCGCCTGCTCGTTGGATGCCGGCAATCCGGTCGGGAGCAGGGGGATGAGAATAACTGAACCACTGGATAAAGGCCGGCGGCGATACGTCGGAAAGGTTTTTCCTGGCGATGTTTACCTGCAGGCGCACAGCCGCCGGCACATCGCCGGTTAATTGTATGGCGAGCCGGTCGGCCTCTTTTTCCATTCCCCGGGAAATATGGTTCTGGAGCGGGCTGCTGATAAATGAGGTCAGGGAAAAGAAAAGCAATACCAGGACCAGGACATGGGGAGCGCCGTGAGAACCCGGCGGGAGGGTCTGGTTAAGCAGCCGGAAAAGGAAAAGCCAGAGCACAAGGCTGCCCAGGATGCCAAGAACCAGTCCCTTAACAATATGCCCCTTTTTCCAGTGAGCCATTTCATGTGCCACCACGGCTTTTATCTCCTCAAGCGGGTAATTGGCAAGCAGGTTATCATACAGGACAATTCTTTTGGTTCTTCCCAATCCCGAAAAACTGGCATTGGCCTGGGTGGTACGCCGGCTTGCGTCCATGACGAGAACTTGTTCCACGGGCAGATCGGCTTTTCGGGCCAGCTCCCGGACAACCGCTGCCACGGCGGGATGTTTTACCGGCGCAAAGCGGTTAAAAAGCGGTGACACCACCACAGGCCAGAGATACACCTGGATAATCAGCCAAAGCGAAAAGAAAGCAGCGCCGATGAGCCACCAGAGCCTGGGCCAGCGTCCGATAATCCAGAAGAGAAGAAGGACGCCGGCAGTGAACAGGATCAGGTCTATCCCCATGCCCTTAAAAAAATCCAGCCACCATGCCCCAAGGGACTGGGTGGAAACGCCCCAGCGCTTTTCCCAGTAATAACCGGAGATAAAGGAAAAAGGCAAATGTATGCTGGTCACGATCAGCCAGGTGATAAGCGAAAAAATAAGGAGACCTCCCCAGTACACGCCCCCGGAGAATTGATGCGCCCAGCGGGAAAGAACTGATGCCTTGCCGCTGAAGGCAAACCAAATGAGAAAAACAGTGTTCAACAAAAAATTACCAATATATGTCAATCGAAGCACCTGGTTGTACTGTCGTCCGCGGCAGGCATCATCCGGCGAGAAGTATTTTACGGCTTCGGGAGAAATCCGGCCGGGGAAAAGAGTAGACCAGAGATAAAGCAGGCTTAAGATAAAAACTGCGGTCATCAATAAAATCCAGGCACCGTTTAAACGTGGATTTTGCACTTAACCACCCCTGTTGGCGCTTGTTGGTTTAGCGGTGAATTTATCAATTGACAATTGAAACAAACAGCATGTAAGATATTCTATATTAAATTAAAAGAAGGTTTTTACTACGTCAACATTATTTTACCGGGAGTGATTTTATGACAGGCAATATCAACCGTGCCAAAAACTTCAACGCGGGGCCGGCGGCCCTTCCCCTGTCCGTCTTGCAAACAGCCCAGGAGGAAATGCTGAATTACCAGGGTTCGGGAATGTCTGTGATGGAAATGAGCCATCGCAGTAAAGAATACGAGGAAATACACAACCAGGCCATCCAGCTTTTAACGGAGCTCCTCTTCTTGCCCGAAGACTATGATGTTCTTTTCCTGCAGGGGGGCGCAAGCCTTCAGTTTTCGATGGTCCCCATGAACTTCCTGCAGCCGGGTAAAAAGGCCGGGTATGTCTTGACTGGCGCTTGGTCAGAAAAGGCCCTGGCCGAAGCAAAAATCTTCGGCGAAGCCTACGTGGCCGCCAGCAGCAAGAACGAAAACTACCGCCGCATCCCGGAACCAGGCGAACTGGCATACCAGCCGGACACGGCCTACCTGCATATCACCTCAAATAACACCATTTTCGGTACACAGTGGCAGTCGTTTCCCGATGCAGGAGACCTGCACCTGGTTGCCGACATGTCCAGCGATATTCTTTCCAGGCCTATCGACGCAAGCAAATTCTCACTTATTTATGCCGGTGCGCAAAAGAACCTGGGCCCGTCGGGCGTGGTGGTTGTAATCATCAAGCGCAGCCTGCTGGAACAGGCTAATCAAAAACTGCCGACCATGCTCAGTTACAGCACCTATAAAGATCACAATTCCCTTTATAATACTCCGCCCTGCTACAGTATTTATATTCTCAAGCTTGTCCTGTCATATGTTAAGGAAATCGGCGGAGTAACAGAGATTTACCGGCGCAACAAAGAAAAGGCCGCCCTCATTTACGACGCCATCGACCAAAGCGGAGGTTTCTACCGCGGTCATGCCGAGCCGGGCAGCCGCTCGCTGATGAACATCACTTTCCGGCTGCCTGACGAGGAATTGGAAAAGAAATTCCTGGTCGACGCAAAAAAAGAAGGCTTCGTCGGTCTGAACGGACACCGTTCCGTCGGCGGGTGCCGCGCTTCCGCCTATAACGCCGTCTCTTACCAGGACTGCGCCGCATTGAAAGAGTTTATGGAATACTTCAAAAGGACCAACGGGTAACGTCGTTTACTCCAGTAATTCGTAACTGCTGGCAATAACGGGCATGTTCAAATTGCCTAGCACGCGTTCCAGCAGAACGCCTTCTCTTTCCGGATACTTAAAGCCGTAGCTGGCGCGGATCGCCGAAGTAATAAACTGGACGCCCCTGTCCAGGGCGACGGGAAGGCTGTCACCCCGGAGGATGCTGCCCACAATCACGCTGGTGAAGGCATCGCCGGTTCCGGGAAAATGGGCCGGTATATAAACGCAGCTTACTTTCCAAAAACGCCCGTCATCCCGGTTAAAGGCGATAACGCTGGTGTTCCTGCTCGCCGGCGAAACCGGAACACTGGTTATAATTACTATGCCCGGTCCCATTTCCGATAAACGAACCAGCCAGCCTTTTATTTCTTTTTCCGTGATGTTTAAATTGTACGGTTCATTTAAGAGAAAGGCGGCTTCCGTAAAATTCGGGGTGATAATGCCGGCTCTCTTGATAAAGCCCCTCATTCTTTCCACCATTTCCCAATCCATAGTGTCATAGAGCCTGCCGTTGTCGCCCATTACCGGGTCAATGACCACCAGCGGACTGCCGGCAGAAAAGTCGTCGATAAAACTTGATATTATTTCTATCTGCCTTGGAGAGCCCAAAAAACCGCTGTATATGCAGTCAAAATCAAGGCCCAGCCTTTTCCAATGTCCTATGTATTCTTCCATGTACTCGGTAAGGTCAATAAAACAGTATCCATCAAAACCGCCTGTATGGGTGGAAAGCACTGCCGTGGGGAGAGAACACACCTGCACCCCCATGGTCGAAAGAATGGGAATAACAACCGCCAGCGAAGACCTGCCGAACCCGGACAGGTCATGGATAGCGGCAACCCTGTTTACCGGTCTTTTCATTATTGCGTTGCCCCTTCATTGTTAATGGTTTCTGTCATATTTATAATCTACTATAAGTTGCAAATTGTAACAATGGTTTTTATTCCCGCGTTCCCGTCATCCTCAGGTCAAGAAGACGCACAATGCCGTAAGCAATTACCGGGTAGACAATCATGGCGATGAGGGTGGCCGGTTCGAAAACGGACCTGACTTCCAGCCCTTTTGTAACGACGGGGCGAAAAATACCGTAAAACGGGGCCAGGAAAATACCGGCAAGTGAATAAACAAACGACACAAACCCGCTGGCGGGATTTGCTCCTAGCAGTTTGAAAACGAAGCGAAACAGAAGCAGCGTTTCCATGAGACCAAGCACATAGTAGATTGCTTTTTTGGCCAGCTGGCAGCTTTCGTTTGCTTTCTCCATATATAACAACCTCCCTGTGTATAGTTTGTCATAAAGTAAAAATAATATTTATTAATACAATCGGACACACCTAAATAAAAAGCCTCCAGGATATTCCCGGAAGCTTTTTATTTAGGTGCGCTTTTTTCTACGCCCTTATTTCCTGGCGCATAAACACCGTGTAGGCAAAAGCGAAGCAAATCAGTGTTGCCGCCGCCAGGCCCACAAGATGAGGCCAGATCAGGAGCAAACTTTGGCCTATAGTGAGCGGGCCTTTGACCGCGCCAACAGTTTGTTCCAGCAGGACGGGCCCCAGTGTTCTTACGCCAGGATCCAGCAAGGTGGTGATTGCTTCATCATAAAGAGTGGACGGGGAAATCCGAGCGAGGGCCTGCTGCAGGTGTGCCTGCGCAAGAACCTGTTGAGTGCTTGAGGATTCCGTTACCGGATATATGCCTTCTGCCACCATACCGGCAAGAAGCCCCGCAAAAATAGCCAAAAACAACCAGGCAGCAACCCCGGCCAGGGCCGAGGTGGAGGTCTGCCTGAAAAGCACAGAAAAGAGAATGGACAGGGCCAGCCAGAAGGCGATATAGACAACGCTCAGCAGCATATAGACGACAATTCGCAGCGCTTCTTCTACTGTGGGCGGAATGCCGATGAGGACCAGTCCCAGCCCTGCCACCAGGGCAACAAGCCCAAAGATAACGAGTGCTAAAACCGCAACGCCGGCTGCAAACTTGCCGTTGATCACGGCATCCCTGTAAATGGGCTGGGAAAGGACCCTGCTCAAAGTACCGCGGTCTCTTTCCCCGTTTATGGCATCAAAGCCCATGGTGATACCGACCAGCGGTCCTAAAAAGGAGACAAAAGATATGAAGGAAAAAGGAAGGGTGTCTCCGGAGGTGGTAAAAAGACGAAGGAATACGAAATCTATTTGGTTTTCGCCAACAGAAGAGCGAATAGTGCTGGCAGCAACATAAAGAGAGGCCAGGCAGGCAACTGTTATCAGGAGAGCCAGGATAAAAAACCGCTTCTGGCTAAGATGGTCGGCCATTTCTTTACGCGTGACAGCCAGCAAGCCCCTGTTAGCTTCTGAGACAGTCTTTAAATTAAAAGTGAATCGTTCAAATAGACTGTTCATAGTAGCCCTCCTTTTCAAAGTAACGGAGGTAAATGCTGTCCAGGGAAACACCGCGCATTTGAAGATGAAGCAGGGTATAGTTCGCGGCAACAAGGTTTTTCACGAGCGTGTCGCGGATGTCTTCCCGGCAAGATAAAAGATAAATATCTCCTTGCTTTTGCACATCCTCAACACCCTCAATTTCCCAGAAAAGCCGCGCTAATTCATCTCCCTCGGGTTCCGCCTTGATTTCGAACTGCATGGTACTGCCAGGCATTAGCTGGCTCCCCAGTTCTTCAATTGTCCCGCTTGCAATCAGCCTGCCCTTAACGAAAATCCCCACTTCGTCGCAGATTTGCTGGATCTGATGCAGCATATGGGAGGAGATTAAAACAGTCCTTCCATCGTCGACGCTCAGGTTCTTGATCAGCTTCAACAGCTCGCGAACACCCTCAGGGTCAATACCCAGGGTCGGTTCATCGAGAATTATTAATTTCGGGTCTTTCACTAAAAGGTCGGCAATCCCAAGTCTCTGCCGCATGCCCCTGGAATACTCGCCAACTTTTCTATGCCCCACCTCGGCAAGACCTACTCTCTCCAGGGCATAATTTATCCGCTTCCTTGATTCCTCAGGCGATATTCCATTAAGGGAAGTTGTATAAAAGAGATTCTCTACACCGGTCATTTCCTGGTAAAATCCCACGTTATCGGGTAAATATCCAACTATTGATTTTACCTTGAGGGGATTGCGAGTGGCGTCATAGCCGGCGACCAGCGCCTGGCCAGAGGTGGGTTCAGTCAGTCCCAGCAGCATCAAGATGGTCGTCGTCTTGCCGGCCCCATTGGGTCCCAGAAGCCCGTATATTTTACCCTCCTCGATCCGGAGATTAAGGTGATCGACGGCTGTTATTTCCCCGTATTTTTTGGTCAGGTCTCTTGTTTCTACCAGGATATTTCCTGTCATCATCAAGGCTATCGCCTCCCGTAGATTTGAAAGACCCTGTACACGCCGGCAATTACAATCAGGACAATGATCAGCCCGACGATACCCCAAAGGGTGGAAGTTCTCACGGTCACCCTCAGATCCGCTGTGCTGCTGGTTTCCCGGGTAGAGGCGGTGACGGAGACTACATAATCGCCGGCAATAGCCTTGCTGCTCGCTTTGATGAGGGCTGTGATCTGGCGGGACTCTCCGGGTTTAAGAGCATCAACCTTTTTCGGGTCAAAAGTCACGGCCCAATCAGGCGGCTGGTAAGAGGAAAAATTAATATCGTTTAAAACCGCGCCGCCTTTATTGCGGACGACAAGATTGACTTTTTCTTCTTTACCGGCCACAACCGACGCGTTCAGCCTTTCGGTCGGCGTGGTCAATTCCATTTTATAAGTGCCGCTGATAATGATTTTCAAGTTTTCCGTGGCCTGGCTTACAGGACTGACAGCGCCGATCATGACGTTGTATTCGCCAGCCTCGGCGCTGACCGCCGGCGTGACTTTTACGTCAAGGCCCACGGTCTCGCCTGGCTTTACATTGATGCTGGCCACCTGCTGGCTTTCATAAGAAGGCGTAAAAGCGACCTGCCAGCCGTCAGGCGCCCGCGCTCCCAGGCTATATGTCTGTT
This portion of the Peptococcaceae bacterium genome encodes:
- the asnS gene encoding asparagine--tRNA ligase yields the protein MKSVSVKELYLKPEDYLGKRILVNGWVRTARSSKTFGFIELNDGSCFKNLQVVYSDGLSNYQEVAKLNIGSALRVDGELVESPGAGQPFELKALNIVIEGLSSPEYPLQKKRHSFEFLRSIAHLRPRTSTFSAVFRLRSVLAYAIHKFFQERGFVYVHTPIITGSDAEGAGEMFRVSTLDLDHIPRDEQGRPDFSQDFFGKETNLTVSGQLEVETFCLAYGKVYTFGPTFRAENSNTARHAAEFWMIEPEIAFAGLQENMELAEEMMKYVIGYALENAPEELNFFQKFVDNNLLGRLENICNSDFARISYTEAVGMLQKAEVEFLYPPQWGSDLQTEHERYLTERVFQKPLFVTDYPKEIKAFYMRLNDDSRTVAAMDLLVPGVGEIIGGSQREERLEILEKRMEEKGLKKADYWWYLDIRKYGGVKHAGFGLGFERLLMYLTGMTNIRDVIPFPRTVKNAQF
- a CDS encoding M48 family metallopeptidase; the encoded protein is MTAVFILSLLYLWSTLFPGRISPEAVKYFSPDDACRGRQYNQVLRLTYIGNFLLNTVFLIWFAFSGKASVLSRWAHQFSGGVYWGGLLIFSLITWLIVTSIHLPFSFISGYYWEKRWGVSTQSLGAWWLDFFKGMGIDLILFTAGVLLLFWIIGRWPRLWWLIGAAFFSLWLIIQVYLWPVVVSPLFNRFAPVKHPAVAAVVRELARKADLPVEQVLVMDASRRTTQANASFSGLGRTKRIVLYDNLLANYPLEEIKAVVAHEMAHWKKGHIVKGLVLGILGSLVLWLFLFRLLNQTLPPGSHGAPHVLVLVLLFFSLTSFISSPLQNHISRGMEKEADRLAIQLTGDVPAAVRLQVNIARKNLSDVSPPAFIQWFSYSHPPAPDRIAGIQRAGGNE
- the serC gene encoding 3-phosphoserine/phosphohydroxythreonine transaminase translates to MTGNINRAKNFNAGPAALPLSVLQTAQEEMLNYQGSGMSVMEMSHRSKEYEEIHNQAIQLLTELLFLPEDYDVLFLQGGASLQFSMVPMNFLQPGKKAGYVLTGAWSEKALAEAKIFGEAYVAASSKNENYRRIPEPGELAYQPDTAYLHITSNNTIFGTQWQSFPDAGDLHLVADMSSDILSRPIDASKFSLIYAGAQKNLGPSGVVVVIIKRSLLEQANQKLPTMLSYSTYKDHNSLYNTPPCYSIYILKLVLSYVKEIGGVTEIYRRNKEKAALIYDAIDQSGGFYRGHAEPGSRSLMNITFRLPDEELEKKFLVDAKKEGFVGLNGHRSVGGCRASAYNAVSYQDCAALKEFMEYFKRTNG
- a CDS encoding pyridoxamine kinase, which encodes MKRPVNRVAAIHDLSGFGRSSLAVVIPILSTMGVQVCSLPTAVLSTHTGGFDGYCFIDLTEYMEEYIGHWKRLGLDFDCIYSGFLGSPRQIEIISSFIDDFSAGSPLVVIDPVMGDNGRLYDTMDWEMVERMRGFIKRAGIITPNFTEAAFLLNEPYNLNITEKEIKGWLVRLSEMGPGIVIITSVPVSPASRNTSVIAFNRDDGRFWKVSCVYIPAHFPGTGDAFTSVIVGSILRGDSLPVALDRGVQFITSAIRASYGFKYPEREGVLLERVLGNLNMPVIASSYELLE
- a CDS encoding YggT family protein; translated protein: MEKANESCQLAKKAIYYVLGLMETLLLFRFVFKLLGANPASGFVSFVYSLAGIFLAPFYGIFRPVVTKGLEVRSVFEPATLIAMIVYPVIAYGIVRLLDLRMTGTRE
- a CDS encoding ABC transporter permease, with amino-acid sequence MNSLFERFTFNLKTVSEANRGLLAVTRKEMADHLSQKRFFILALLITVACLASLYVAASTIRSSVGENQIDFVFLRLFTTSGDTLPFSFISFVSFLGPLVGITMGFDAINGERDRGTLSRVLSQPIYRDAVINGKFAAGVAVLALVIFGLVALVAGLGLVLIGIPPTVEEALRIVVYMLLSVVYIAFWLALSILFSVLFRQTSTSALAGVAAWLFLAIFAGLLAGMVAEGIYPVTESSSTQQVLAQAHLQQALARISPSTLYDEAITTLLDPGVRTLGPVLLEQTVGAVKGPLTIGQSLLLIWPHLVGLAAATLICFAFAYTVFMRQEIRA
- a CDS encoding ABC transporter ATP-binding protein; protein product: MMTGNILVETRDLTKKYGEITAVDHLNLRIEEGKIYGLLGPNGAGKTTTILMLLGLTEPTSGQALVAGYDATRNPLKVKSIVGYLPDNVGFYQEMTGVENLFYTTSLNGISPEESRKRINYALERVGLAEVGHRKVGEYSRGMRQRLGIADLLVKDPKLIILDEPTLGIDPEGVRELLKLIKNLSVDDGRTVLISSHMLHQIQQICDEVGIFVKGRLIASGTIEELGSQLMPGSTMQFEIKAEPEGDELARLFWEIEGVEDVQKQGDIYLLSCREDIRDTLVKNLVAANYTLLHLQMRGVSLDSIYLRYFEKEGYYEQSI
- a CDS encoding NEW3 domain-containing protein; translation: MFLGMSRKMVVFCVFIAFVLLLPARYAAGEPNIEIFTTYPGISAAAGENIFFPLEIKNNTSSGQVVNLKIVSLPKDWSAVFRGQGREIQQVYVEPNASSSTDLRVNIPETAAAGRHIINVRAESAAGYRDNIALTIVISDARSGGDEMKAQYAELKGSSDATFNFKVNLTNNGGNEQTYSLGARAPDGWQVAFTPSYESQQVASINVKPGETVGLDVKVTPAVSAEAGEYNVMIGAVSPVSQATENLKIIISGTYKMELTTPTERLNASVVAGKEEKVNLVVRNKGGAVLNDINFSSYQPPDWAVTFDPKKVDALKPGESRQITALIKASSKAIAGDYVVSVTASTRETSSTADLRVTVRTSTLWGIVGLIIVLIVIAGVYRVFQIYGRR